In Carcharodon carcharias isolate sCarCar2 chromosome 33, sCarCar2.pri, whole genome shotgun sequence, a genomic segment contains:
- the LOC121272282 gene encoding ceramide-1-phosphate transfer protein-like has translation MFSRNPHTMNKGGWICGKGRMLRFLLLLVGLLLLIYLTNFNNPQFHQLIAQGSGTENREKEHHINKNMDASDSVNSVDKNHRGKCDSSNFQLKHVQAAFQACVTKNEDILLKSYLEGWTELQKFINALGTIFGFISHEVTSKMRVIIQLQQGVHGREYTSMQSMIHYELANNVVNFNEVSSDHLDSGCRTLLRLHRALRWLQLFLNQLRISSENDSMSTICAEAYDQSLGKYHSWFVQKAARIAFHALPQRTDFLHILCMEDSKETKDKLRNSVSVIERVYNITQHTYEQYNMLELP, from the exons ATGTTTTCGAGAAATCCCCACACAATGAATAAAGGGGGATGGATATGCGGCAAAGGGAGAATGCTCcggtttctgctgcttctagtcGGCCTCCTCCTGCTTATCTATTTAACAAACTTCAACAACC CCCAATTTCATCAGTTAATTGCTCAGGGATCAGGGACTGAAAACAGGGAAAAGGAGCATCACATAAACAAG AACATGGATGCTTCAGATTCAGTGAATTCTGTGGATAAAAATCACAGAGGAAAGTGTGACAGCAGCAATTTCCAGCTCAAACATGTTCAAGCAGCTTTCCAGGCTTGCGTGACAAAGAATGAAGATATTTTGCTTAAAAGCTACCTTGAAGGATGGACAGAACTCCAAAA ATTTATCAATGCACTTGGCACCATATTTGGTTTTATATCCCATGAGGTCACCAGTAAAATGAGGGTAATCATCCAGCTTCAGCAAGGAGTGCATGGAAGAGAATACACCTCAATGCAGTCCATGATTCATTACGAATTGGCAAATAATGTGGTTAACTTCAATGAAGTTTCCAGTGACCACCTGGACTCAGGCTGCCGCACTTTACTGCGTCTCCACCGAGCATTACGGTGGCTACAGCTCTTTCTCAATCAGTTGAGGATCAGCTCTGAGAATGACTCAATGTCTACTATTTGTGCTGAGGCCTACGACCAGTCCCTTGGCAAGTACCACAGTTGGTTTGTACAAAAAGCTGCTAGGATTGCATTCCATGCCCTTCCACAACGGACTGATTTCCTTCACATATTGTGTATGGAAGACAGCAAGGAGACTAAAGACAAACTGAGGAATAGTGTGAGCGTGATTGAAAGAGTTTATAATATTACACAACATACGTATGAACAGTATAATATGCTTGAATTACCCTAA